The Pseudomonas asiatica genome has a segment encoding these proteins:
- the putA gene encoding trifunctional transcriptional regulator/proline dehydrogenase/L-glutamate gamma-semialdehyde dehydrogenase, with the protein MATTTLGVKLDDPTRERLKAAAQSIDRTPHWLIKQAIFNYLEKLEGGATLTELNGHASNLADDAGEVQPDHSHQCFLEFAESILPQSVLRSAITAAYRRPEQEVVPMLLEQARLSAPLAEATNKMAAGIAEKLRNQKSAGGRAGIVQGLLQEFSLSSQEGVALMCLAEALLRIPDKGTRDALIRDKISTGNWQPHLGNSPSLFVNAATWGLLLTGKLVSTHNESGLTSSLTRIIGKSGEPMIRKGVDMAMRLMGEQFVTGETIAEALANASRFESKGFRYSYDMLGEAALTEHDAQKYLASYEQAIHSIGKASHGRGIYEGPGISIKLSALHPRYSRAQYERVMEELYPRLLSLTLLAKQYDIGLNIDAEEADRLELSLDLLERLCFEPSLAGWNGIGFVIQAYQKRCPYVIDYVIDLAKRSRHRLMIRLVKGAYWDSEIKRAQVEGLEGYPVYTRKVYTDVSYVACARKLLAVPEAIYPQFATHNAHTLSAIYHIAGQNYYPGQYEFQCLHGMGEPLYEQVVGKISEGKLNRPCRVYAPVGTHETLLAYLVRRLLENGANTSFVNRIADHSISIQELVADPVASIERMGTQEGSIGLPHPRIPLPRELYGSERANSAGIDMANEHRLASLSCAMLATAHNDWKATPLLACAASESAAAPVLNPADHRDVVGHVQEATVADVDNAIQCALNAAPIWQATPPAERAAILERTADLMEAEIQPLMGLLIREAGKTFANAIAEVREAVDFLRYYAVQARNDFSNDAHRPLGPVVCISPWNFPLAIFTGQVAAALAAGNPVLAKPAEQTPLIAAQAVRLLLEAGIPEGVLQLLPGRGETVGAGLVGDERVKGVMFTGSTEVARLLQRNVAGRLDNQGRPIPLIAETGGQNAMIVDSSALTEQVVIDVVSSAFDSAGQRCSALRVLCLQEDSADRVIEMLKGAMAESRLGCPDRLAVDIGPVIDAEAKAGIEKHIQGMREKGRSVYQVAIADAAELKRGTFVMPTLIELESFDELKREIFGPVLHVVRYNRRNLDQLIEQINNSGYGLTLGVHTRIDETIAKVVETANAGNMYVNRNIVGAVVGVQPFGGEGLSGTGPKAGGPLYLYRLLSTRPADAIGRHFQQQDGEGKPDRALHEQLIKPLHGLKAWAESNQLTDLATLCSQFASQSQCGIARLLPGPTGERNSYTILPREHVLCLADNEADLLAQFAAVLAVGSSAVWADGEPGKALRARLPRELQAKVKLVADWNKDEVAFDAVIHHGDSDQLRGVCQQVAKRAGAIVGVHGLSSGDHQIALERLVIERAVSVNTAAAGGNASLMTIG; encoded by the coding sequence ATGGCGACGACCACCCTTGGGGTCAAACTCGATGACCCAACCCGTGAGCGACTCAAGGCAGCTGCGCAGTCGATTGACCGCACCCCGCACTGGTTGATCAAGCAAGCGATCTTCAACTACCTGGAGAAGCTCGAGGGTGGTGCCACCCTGACCGAACTCAACGGCCATGCCAGCAACCTGGCCGACGACGCCGGTGAGGTCCAACCCGACCACAGCCACCAGTGCTTCCTCGAGTTCGCCGAGAGCATCCTGCCGCAGTCGGTGCTGCGCTCGGCGATCACCGCCGCCTACCGCCGCCCCGAGCAGGAAGTGGTACCGATGCTGCTGGAGCAGGCGCGCCTGAGCGCCCCGCTGGCCGAAGCGACCAACAAGATGGCCGCCGGCATCGCCGAAAAACTGCGTAACCAGAAGAGCGCTGGCGGTCGTGCCGGCATCGTCCAGGGCCTGCTGCAGGAATTCTCGCTGTCGTCCCAGGAAGGCGTGGCACTGATGTGCCTGGCCGAAGCCCTGCTGCGCATCCCCGACAAGGGCACCCGTGACGCGCTGATCCGCGACAAGATCAGCACCGGCAACTGGCAGCCACACCTGGGCAACAGCCCGTCGCTGTTCGTCAACGCCGCCACCTGGGGCCTGCTGCTGACCGGCAAGCTGGTGTCCACCCACAACGAATCCGGCCTCACCTCCTCGCTCACCCGCATCATCGGCAAGAGCGGCGAGCCGATGATCCGCAAGGGCGTCGACATGGCCATGCGCCTGATGGGCGAGCAGTTCGTCACCGGCGAAACCATCGCCGAAGCCCTGGCCAATGCCAGCCGCTTCGAGTCCAAGGGCTTCCGCTATTCCTACGACATGCTCGGCGAAGCCGCACTGACCGAGCACGACGCACAGAAGTACCTGGCGTCCTACGAGCAGGCCATCCACTCGATCGGCAAGGCCTCTCATGGCCGTGGCATCTATGAAGGCCCGGGCATCTCGATCAAGCTGTCGGCGCTGCACCCGCGCTACAGCCGCGCCCAGTACGAGCGCGTGATGGAAGAGCTGTACCCGCGCCTGCTGTCGTTGACCCTGCTGGCCAAGCAGTACGACATCGGCCTGAACATCGACGCCGAAGAAGCCGACCGCCTGGAGCTATCGCTCGACCTGCTCGAGCGCCTGTGCTTCGAGCCTTCGCTGGCCGGCTGGAACGGTATCGGCTTCGTCATCCAGGCCTACCAGAAGCGCTGCCCGTATGTGATCGACTATGTCATCGACCTGGCCAAGCGCAGCCGCCACCGCCTGATGATCCGCCTGGTGAAAGGCGCCTACTGGGACAGCGAAATCAAGCGCGCCCAGGTCGAAGGCCTGGAAGGCTACCCGGTCTACACCCGCAAGGTGTACACCGACGTGTCCTACGTCGCCTGCGCCCGCAAGCTGCTGGCCGTGCCAGAAGCCATCTACCCGCAGTTCGCCACCCACAACGCCCACACCCTGTCGGCCATCTACCACATTGCCGGTCAGAACTATTACCCGGGCCAGTACGAGTTCCAGTGCCTGCACGGCATGGGCGAGCCACTGTACGAGCAGGTGGTCGGCAAGATTTCCGAAGGCAAGCTGAACCGTCCGTGCCGCGTCTATGCACCGGTCGGCACCCACGAAACGCTGCTGGCCTACCTGGTGCGTCGCCTGCTGGAAAACGGCGCCAACACCTCGTTTGTCAACCGCATCGCCGACCACTCGATCTCCATCCAGGAACTGGTCGCCGACCCGGTCGCCAGCATCGAGCGCATGGGCACTCAGGAAGGCAGCATCGGCCTGCCGCACCCACGCATCCCGCTGCCGCGTGAACTGTATGGCAGCGAGCGGGCCAACTCGGCCGGCATCGACATGGCCAACGAACACCGCCTGGCATCGCTGTCCTGTGCCATGCTGGCCACCGCTCATAACGACTGGAAAGCCACGCCACTGCTGGCCTGCGCCGCCAGCGAAAGCGCAGCCGCACCTGTGCTGAACCCGGCGGACCACCGCGACGTGGTCGGCCATGTTCAGGAAGCCACTGTCGCCGACGTCGACAACGCCATCCAGTGCGCACTGAATGCAGCACCGATCTGGCAGGCCACCCCGCCAGCCGAGCGCGCTGCCATTCTGGAGCGCACCGCCGACCTGATGGAGGCCGAAATCCAACCGCTGATGGGTCTGCTTATCCGCGAAGCGGGCAAGACCTTCGCCAACGCCATCGCCGAAGTGCGTGAAGCCGTGGACTTCCTGCGCTACTACGCGGTGCAGGCACGCAACGACTTCAGCAACGACGCCCACCGCCCGCTGGGCCCGGTGGTGTGCATCAGCCCGTGGAACTTCCCGCTGGCGATCTTCACCGGCCAGGTGGCCGCAGCGCTCGCCGCCGGCAACCCGGTACTGGCCAAGCCGGCCGAGCAAACCCCACTGATCGCTGCCCAGGCCGTGCGCCTGCTGCTGGAAGCCGGCATCCCTGAAGGCGTGCTGCAACTGCTGCCAGGCCGCGGTGAAACCGTCGGTGCCGGCCTGGTGGGTGACGAGCGCGTCAAGGGCGTGATGTTCACCGGTTCCACCGAAGTGGCCCGCCTGCTGCAGCGCAACGTCGCCGGCCGCCTGGACAACCAGGGCCGTCCGATCCCGCTGATCGCCGAAACCGGCGGCCAGAACGCGATGATCGTCGACTCCTCGGCACTGACCGAGCAGGTGGTGATCGATGTGGTGTCCTCGGCCTTCGACAGCGCCGGCCAGCGTTGCTCGGCACTGCGCGTGCTGTGCCTGCAGGAAGACTCCGCCGACCGCGTGATCGAAATGCTCAAGGGTGCCATGGCCGAAAGTCGCCTGGGCTGCCCGGACCGCCTGGCCGTGGACATTGGCCCGGTGATCGACGCCGAAGCCAAAGCCGGCATCGAGAAGCACATCCAGGGCATGCGCGAGAAAGGTCGCTCGGTCTACCAGGTGGCCATTGCCGATGCTGCGGAGCTCAAGCGCGGCACCTTCGTCATGCCGACCCTGATCGAGCTGGAAAGCTTTGACGAGCTCAAGCGTGAAATCTTCGGCCCGGTGCTGCACGTGGTGCGCTACAACCGTCGCAACCTGGACCAGCTGATCGAGCAGATCAACAACTCCGGCTACGGCCTGACCCTCGGCGTGCACACCCGCATCGACGAGACCATCGCCAAGGTGGTGGAAACCGCCAACGCCGGCAACATGTACGTCAACCGCAACATCGTCGGTGCAGTGGTGGGTGTGCAGCCGTTCGGTGGTGAAGGCCTGTCCGGCACCGGCCCGAAAGCCGGCGGCCCGCTGTACCTGTACCGCCTGCTGTCGACCCGCCCGGCCGACGCGATTGGCCGCCACTTCCAGCAGCAGGACGGCGAAGGCAAGCCTGACCGCGCCCTGCACGAACAGCTGATCAAGCCGCTGCACGGCCTGAAGGCATGGGCTGAGAGCAACCAGCTGACCGACCTTGCCACGCTGTGCAGCCAGTTCGCCAGCCAGTCGCAGTGCGGCATCGCCCGCCTGTTGCCAGGCCCGACCGGCGAGCGCAACAGCTACACCATCCTGCCGCGTGAGCACGTGCTGTGCCTGGCCGACAACGAAGCTGACCTGCTGGCGCAGTTCGCCGCAGTGCTGGCCGTTGGCAGCTCGGCGGTATGGGCGGATGGCGAGCCGGGCAAGGCCCTGCGTGCCCGCCTGCCGCGAGAGTTGCAGGCCAAGGTCAAATTGGTGGCGGACTGGAACAAGGATGAAGTGGCGTTCGACGCCGTGATCCACCATGGCGACTCGGACCAGCTGCGCGGCGTGTGCCAGCAGGTGGCCAAGCGTGCCGGGGCGATCGTGGGTGTGCACGGGCTGTCCAGCGGCGACCACCAGATTGCGCTGGAGCGCCTGGTGATCGAACGGGCGGTGAGTGTGAACACTGCTGCTGCCGGTGGTAATGCCAGCTTGATGACCATTGGCTGA
- a CDS encoding DUF3077 domain-containing protein, translating into MGPARHSRIIRGLNNDNRRHPIRIEPGIPCRDAREQSSELMGYVRELTITGLMDEKPMMIWAAHYLSAMAKALMDDTELGMKQ; encoded by the coding sequence ATAGGCCCGGCCAGGCACTCGAGAATTATCAGGGGATTGAACAATGACAACAGAAGACACCCAATCCGCATCGAGCCTGGCATCCCGTGCAGGGACGCCCGTGAGCAGTCGTCGGAGTTGATGGGTTATGTCCGCGAATTGACCATTACCGGGCTGATGGATGAGAAGCCAATGATGATCTGGGCTGCCCATTACCTGAGTGCGATGGCCAAGGCACTGATGGATGATACTGAGTTGGGGATGAAGCAGTGA